A single region of the Anas platyrhynchos isolate ZD024472 breed Pekin duck chromosome 6, IASCAAS_PekinDuck_T2T, whole genome shotgun sequence genome encodes:
- the LRIT2 gene encoding leucine-rich repeat, immunoglobulin-like domain and transmembrane domain-containing protein 2, translating into MVCDLENCVFLFRSLLCMSALLRKIPENIPQDIRKIRIENSHLTELPRRSFANVSALEYLWLNFNNITVMHIKSLEYLPALKELRLQGNKLSSVPWTAFQDTPALKILDLKHNRLDVLPEHALRYLPNLTYLDLSSNQLTVISRDVFYSWPIYQRSQRAEGQVEAISNVVLALHDNPWICDCRLRGFVQFIKSVGPPIILMNSYLTCSSPKFRAGKFFHEVELNSCMKPQTSALDTNLTVPVGLNVTLTCFVQASPSPAVWWTYALKLLRAFNVSTQPISEETVRSELLIPAAGPADAGNYTCTAANFLGNASVAITLHVGTPPASAPVPGWGPAAPAEPGAHVEVRIAKQTVYGITLEWFAAAAVAEPGETWYTLLVGRYDTAQKDAIYIGPGVNTYSVTDLLPATKYEVCVAVRNQAPRKGQCVVFVTGSDVSQLEQREKLIHIVVIVCAMVLAVPAGMYACTAEARPGCLTRCPAAWPRRRRGGQPPAAGSKESTLDSLPAGSQDGLCHPEGARGTRRPPAREEPERPGKARPPHRNSADLY; encoded by the exons ATGGTATGTGACCTGGAGAATTGTGTTTTCCTCTTTAGGAGTTTACTCTGCATGTCTGCACTGCTGAGGAAGATCCCTGAAAACATCCCTCAAGACATACGAAAAATTAGAATAGAAAATTCTCACCTAACAGAATTGCCTCGCAGGTCATTTGCAAACGTTAGTGCCTTGGAGTATCTCTGGCTCAATTTTAACAACATCACAGTGATGCATATCAAGAGCCTGGAATACCTGCCGGCTCTGAAGGAGCTGCGCTTGCAAGGGAACAAATTAAGTTCAGTGCCATGGACAGCATTTCAAGACACCCCAGCCTTGAAAATCCTGGATCTGAAACACAACCGGCTGGACGTCCTTCCAGAACATGCGCTCCGCTATCTGCCCAACCTGACCTATTTAGATCTATCCTCAAATCAGCTTACTGTCATATCCAGGGATGTCTTCTATAGCTGGCCTATCTACCAGAGAAGCCAGAGGGCGGAGGGGCAGGTAGAAGCTATTTCCAATGTTGTCCTGGCCCTTCATGACAACCCATGGATTTGTGACTGTCGCCTGCGGGGATTTGTCCAGTTTATCAAGTCAGTTGGCCCACCTATTATTCTGATGAATTCTTATTTAACTTGTTCAAGCCCGAAATTCAGGGCAGGGAAATTTTTCCATGAAGTGGAGCTCAACAGCTGCATGAAGCCACAAACCTCAGCCCTTGACACCAACCTGACAGTCCCTGTGGGGCTGAACGTCACCCTGACCTGCTTTGTGCAAGCCAGCCCTTCCCCAGCCGTCTGGTGGACCTATGCACTCAAACTTTTAAGAGCATTTAATG TGTCCACCCAGCCCATCAGTGAGGAGACCGTCCGCTCCGAGCTGCTgatcccagcagcagggccagcagatGCTGGCAACTACACCTGCACTGCCGCCAACTTCTTGGGCAACGCCTCAGTGGCTATCACCCTCCACGTAGGCACCCCGCCAGCCTCCGCCCCCGTCCCGGGCTGGGGCCCTGCTGCCCCCGCAGAGCCAGGCGCCCACGTGGAGGTGCGCATCGCCAAGCAGACGGTCTACGGCATCACCCTGGAGTGGTTCGCGGCAGCAGCGGTGGCAGAGCCAGGGGAGACCTGGTACACGCTGCTGGTGGGCCGCTATGACACCGCCCAGAAGGACGCCATCTACATCGGCCCTGGCGTCAACACCTACTCGGTGACCGACCTGCTGCCTGCCACCAAGTACGAGGTCTGCGTGGCTGTCCGCAACCAGGCGCCTCGCAAGGGCCAGTGCGTTGTCTTTGTCACGGGCAGCGACGTCAGCCAGCTGGAGCAGCGCGAGAAGCTCATCCACATCGTCGTCATTGTCTGCGCCATGGTGCTGGCCGTGCCTGCCGGCATGTATGCCTGTACCGCCGAGGCCCGTCCTGGCTGCCTGACACGCTGCCCCGCTGCctggccccgccgccgccgtggggGCCAGCCGCCGGCCGCAGGCAGCAAGGAGAGCACGCTGGACAGCCTGCCTGCCGGCAGCCAGGACGGGCTCTGCCATCCCGAGGGTGCCCGCGGCACCCGGCGGCCCCCAGCCCGCGAGGAGCCCGAGCGGCCTGGTAAGGCCCGGCCGCCCCACAGGAACAGCGCTGACCTCTACTAG